A single genomic interval of Candidatus Binataceae bacterium harbors:
- a CDS encoding inositol-3-phosphate synthase: MSKIRLAIVGVGNCASSLLQGLEHYKQASVADLQKPIGLMHYDLGGYRPADLEVACAFDVDARKVGRPLDEACFALPNNTVRIWPDLPHCGVNVEMGEIHDGIAPHMANYPPERTFIAAKDRPVDIEKRLRDSGAEVMLCYLPVGSQKAVERYARACLETGVSLLNCMPVFIVSNDKWAAEFTERKIPVVGDDVKSQLGSTILHRAIMKLFADRGIKLRHTYQLNTGGNTDFLNMLDRARLGSKRKSKTEAVQSVLPERMPDVDVHIGPSDYIPWQNDNKVCFLRIEGEGFAGIPIELELRMSVQDSPNSGGVVIDAIRCLKLARDRKIGGPLYSIAAYTMKHPPRQIADDIARDRVEKFISGELER; encoded by the coding sequence ATGTCCAAAATTCGGTTAGCAATCGTCGGGGTAGGTAATTGCGCATCCTCGCTGCTCCAGGGCCTGGAGCACTATAAGCAGGCGTCGGTCGCCGACTTGCAAAAGCCGATTGGGCTGATGCATTACGATTTGGGTGGCTACCGCCCCGCCGACCTCGAAGTCGCCTGCGCCTTCGACGTCGACGCACGCAAGGTCGGACGGCCGCTCGATGAGGCCTGCTTCGCCCTGCCCAATAACACGGTGCGGATCTGGCCGGATTTGCCGCACTGCGGCGTCAACGTCGAGATGGGCGAAATCCACGACGGCATCGCGCCGCACATGGCCAACTACCCACCCGAGCGCACCTTCATCGCAGCCAAGGATCGTCCGGTTGATATTGAAAAGCGCCTGCGCGACAGCGGCGCCGAAGTGATGCTCTGTTATCTGCCGGTCGGCAGCCAGAAGGCGGTCGAGCGCTACGCCCGCGCCTGTCTCGAAACCGGCGTCAGCCTGCTCAATTGCATGCCGGTCTTTATCGTCTCGAATGACAAGTGGGCGGCGGAATTCACCGAGCGCAAAATTCCCGTCGTCGGCGACGACGTCAAGTCGCAACTCGGCTCGACGATTCTCCATCGCGCCATCATGAAACTCTTCGCCGATCGCGGGATCAAGCTCCGCCACACCTATCAGCTCAACACCGGCGGCAACACCGACTTTCTCAACATGCTCGATCGCGCCCGCTTGGGCTCCAAGCGCAAGTCCAAGACCGAAGCGGTGCAGAGCGTGTTGCCCGAGCGGATGCCCGATGTTGACGTGCATATCGGGCCGTCGGATTACATCCCCTGGCAGAACGATAACAAGGTTTGCTTTTTACGCATCGAGGGCGAGGGCTTCGCCGGTATTCCGATCGAACTCGAGCTGCGGATGTCGGTGCAGGATTCACCGAATTCGGGCGGCGTGGTGATCGACGCGATCCGCTGCCTCAAGCTGGCGCGTGATCGCAAAATCGGCGGGCCGCTCTATTCGATCGCGGCCTACACGATGAAGCATCCGCCGCGGCAAATAGCCGACGACATTGCGCGTGATCGCGTCGAGAAGTTTATCAGCGGCGAACTCGAACGCTAA
- a CDS encoding citrate/2-methylcitrate synthase: MTVAKTRWRDRRVAAHPSSGEPQMLTAAEAAARLGIKLGTLYAYVSRGWLKSYKRKVGRETLYRRADIDAMRGVTTPERGRRARSLPDASSWVTIAQPGGDDESSGVIVAESAISSIIDGQLAYRGYPIEELVEAATFEEVALLLWHGERPAATAIAALRAEVSRSTLPPAVNSALVAVGSDAAPLLRLQIMMPALSVSQAHNPAPTTLEQAAAILSAMPLAMVNLAGRSARNASGGLATVAGRLLYRALGEAAEWAHAATDRILIACAEHELNASTFAARVVASTGADLHASVLAALCSLSGPIHGGACDRIEQMLAELEGGVRLDALLAGLSSRHLLPPGFGHAIYPKGDPRAALLKAVAAELARHKGRRLLELAHKIEEAVWKRERLRPNLDFYLTVCVRMMGFPASLPAGVFALGRAAGWIAHSLEQYADNRLIRPRMRYHGSHLRHWAATK; encoded by the coding sequence TTGACAGTCGCGAAGACCCGATGGCGTGATCGTCGCGTGGCGGCTCATCCCTCATCCGGCGAACCGCAGATGCTGACCGCGGCCGAGGCGGCGGCGCGCCTCGGGATCAAGCTCGGCACGCTCTACGCTTATGTCAGCCGCGGCTGGCTCAAGAGCTACAAGCGCAAGGTTGGCCGCGAAACGCTCTATCGCCGCGCGGACATCGACGCCATGCGCGGCGTCACGACACCGGAACGGGGCCGGCGCGCGCGCAGCCTGCCGGACGCCTCGTCGTGGGTGACGATCGCGCAGCCGGGTGGCGACGACGAGTCGTCGGGCGTGATCGTAGCGGAATCCGCGATCAGCTCAATAATCGATGGGCAGCTCGCCTACCGCGGCTATCCGATCGAGGAGTTGGTCGAGGCCGCGACGTTCGAGGAGGTCGCGCTGCTGCTCTGGCACGGCGAGCGACCCGCCGCGACTGCGATCGCGGCTCTGCGCGCGGAGGTCAGCCGCAGCACGCTGCCGCCCGCCGTCAATTCCGCCCTGGTCGCGGTCGGCTCGGACGCGGCCCCGCTGTTGCGGCTCCAGATCATGATGCCCGCGCTGTCGGTGAGCCAAGCGCACAATCCGGCGCCGACCACGCTCGAGCAGGCGGCGGCAATCCTGAGCGCGATGCCGCTGGCGATGGTCAATCTCGCCGGCAGATCTGCGCGCAACGCGTCCGGCGGACTGGCGACCGTCGCCGGACGCCTGCTCTATCGCGCCTTGGGCGAGGCCGCGGAGTGGGCGCACGCGGCCACCGATCGCATCCTGATCGCGTGCGCCGAGCACGAGCTCAACGCCTCGACCTTCGCCGCCCGCGTCGTCGCGAGCACCGGCGCCGACCTTCATGCGTCGGTGCTCGCGGCCTTATGTTCGCTCTCGGGCCCAATCCACGGCGGCGCCTGCGATCGGATCGAGCAGATGCTGGCGGAATTAGAGGGCGGCGTCAGGCTCGACGCGCTGCTCGCGGGCCTCAGCAGCCGGCATCTGTTGCCGCCGGGTTTTGGTCACGCGATTTATCCGAAAGGCGATCCGCGCGCCGCACTGCTCAAAGCGGTCGCGGCGGAGCTTGCCCGCCACAAAGGGCGGCGGCTACTCGAGCTGGCGCACAAGATCGAGGAGGCGGTGTGGAAACGCGAACGGCTGCGCCCGAACCTCGATTTCTACCTTACGGTGTGCGTACGGATGATGGGCTTTCCGGCCAGCCTGCCGGCCGGAGTATTCGCGCTGGGCCGCGCCGCCGGCTGGATCGCCCACAGCCTCGAACAATATGCCGATAACCGCCTGATCCGCCCGCGGATGCGTTATCACGGCTCGCACTTACGCCACTGGGCAGCGACCAAATAG
- a CDS encoding LLM class flavin-dependent oxidoreductase: MELGTLIFTKPQRAIRDTQRAEERGFAQAWFPDSHMIWGDAYVCMALAAANAKSIKLATGISVASNRIPPVTVHSIATINELAPGRVMLGYGTGHTGRRVMGLPPVRFADFREQVRVIRDLLKNGEAIYNTEGLSRKVRYLHRDLRFINLDGPIPLYVAANAPRMLGVAGEFGDGIITSGAITAERVAAIFRHAEEGARAAGRKLDGPMPCISLAHLCVQRPGESLDSPRIMKLAGPWVITCLHAIAAGYAKPRSLPPDARVVYDEYAKYLETLGVEGERYLDLHNGHCTFVPERERKFVTAATIRATTLVAPREEILDRLRQLAAAGLNQLVLNPPFEGFDEFVDEVSKEIIARL, from the coding sequence ATGGAACTGGGCACATTGATCTTTACCAAGCCGCAGCGGGCGATCCGCGATACTCAACGCGCCGAGGAGCGCGGATTTGCGCAGGCGTGGTTTCCTGACTCGCACATGATCTGGGGCGACGCCTACGTCTGTATGGCGTTGGCCGCGGCCAACGCCAAATCGATCAAGCTCGCGACCGGCATCTCGGTGGCCTCGAACCGCATCCCGCCGGTGACGGTGCACTCGATCGCGACGATCAACGAGCTCGCGCCGGGCCGCGTGATGCTCGGCTATGGCACCGGTCACACCGGCCGGCGCGTGATGGGGTTGCCTCCGGTGCGCTTCGCGGATTTTCGCGAGCAAGTCCGGGTGATCCGGGATCTACTCAAAAACGGCGAAGCGATTTACAACACCGAGGGTCTGAGCCGCAAGGTGCGCTATCTCCATCGCGACTTGCGCTTCATCAATCTCGACGGTCCGATTCCGCTGTATGTCGCGGCGAACGCTCCCCGGATGCTCGGGGTGGCCGGGGAGTTCGGCGACGGCATTATCACCAGCGGCGCGATCACTGCCGAGCGCGTCGCTGCGATCTTCCGCCATGCGGAGGAGGGCGCCCGCGCGGCCGGCCGCAAGCTCGACGGTCCGATGCCCTGCATCTCGCTGGCGCATCTCTGCGTCCAGCGCCCCGGCGAGAGCCTCGACTCCCCGCGCATCATGAAGCTGGCCGGTCCCTGGGTCATCACCTGCCTTCATGCGATCGCTGCCGGCTATGCCAAGCCGCGCTCGTTGCCGCCGGACGCCCGTGTGGTTTACGACGAGTATGCAAAGTATCTCGAAACACTCGGAGTTGAGGGCGAGCGCTACCTTGATCTGCATAATGGCCATTGCACCTTCGTGCCCGAGCGCGAGCGCAAGTTCGTCACGGCGGCGACGATTCGTGCGACCACGTTGGTCGCGCCGCGCGAGGAGATTCTCGACCGTTTGCGCCAGCTCGCGGCCGCCGGGCTCAATCAGCTCGTGCTCAATCCGCCGTTCGAGGGCTTTGACGAATTTGTCGACGAAGTCTCGAAGGAAATCATCGCGCGACTCTGA